The proteins below are encoded in one region of Corvus hawaiiensis isolate bCorHaw1 chromosome 3, bCorHaw1.pri.cur, whole genome shotgun sequence:
- the SNX5 gene encoding sorting nexin-5: MALLRGDAQDKLRSVSVDLNVDPSLQIDIPDALSEKDRVKFTVHTKTTLPAFQSPEFSVTRQHEDFVWLHDTLTETEEYAGLIIPPAPSKPDFDGPREKMQKLGEGEVSMTKEEFAKMKQELEAEYLAVFKKTVSSHEIFLQRIASHPVLSKDRNFHVFLEYDQDLSVRRKNTKEMFGGFLKSVVKSADEVLFSGVKEVEDFFEQEKTFLVNYYNRIKDACAKADKMTRSHKNVADDYIYTSACLNSLALEEPTIIKKYLLKVAELFEKLRKVESRVSSDEDLKLSELLRYYMLNIEAAKDLLYRRTRALVDYENSNKALDKARLKSKDVKLAEAHQQECCQKFEKISESAKQELMSFKQKRIAAFRKNLIEMAELEIKHAKNNVSLLQSCIDLFKN, encoded by the exons CTGAGGTCTGTATCTGTAGACCTGAATGTTGATCCTTCTCTCCAAATTGATATCCCCGATGCCCTAAGTGAAAAGGACAGAGTGAAGTTCACTGTGCACACTAAG ACTACACTGCCAGCTTTTCAAAGCCCTGAGTTTTCAGTTACAAGGCAGCATGAAGACTTTGTGTGGTTACATGATACGCTCACTGAAACTGAAGAGTATGCAGGACTCATT ATACCTCCAGCACCTTCAAAGCCTGACTTTGATGGTCCCAGAGAGAAGATGCagaagctgggggaaggagaagtgtCTATGACAAAAGAAGAGTTTGCCAAAATGAAGCAAGAGCTGGAAGC TGAATACCTCGCTGTCTTCAAGAAGACTGTCTCATCACATGAGATCTTCCTGCAGCGGATTGCTTCTCATCCTGTGCTCAGCAAAGATCGCAATTTCCATGTTTTCCTGGAGTATGACCAGGAT CTGAGTGTTCGGAGGAAAAACACTAAAGAGATGTTTggtggctttttaaaaagtgtagtAAAGAGTGCTGATGAGGTCCTCTTCTCTGGAGTCAAG GAAGTAGAAGATTTTTTTGAGCAAGAGAAGACTTTTCTTGTGAACTACTACAACAGAATCAAGGATGCATGTGCAAAAGCAGATAAGATGACAAGATCTCATAAAA ATGTTGCAGATGACTATATTTATACTTCAGCTTGTTTGAACAGCCTGGCATTAGAAGAGCCTACAATTATCAAAAA GTACTTGTTGAAAGTTGCAGAGCTCTTTGAGAAACTCAGG aaGGTAGAGAGTAGAGTTTCATCTGATGAAGACTTAAAGCTCTCTGAACTGTTGAGGTACTACATGCTCAATATAGAAGCTGCTAAG GATCTTTTGTACAGACGAACCAGGGCTCTAGTCGACTATGAGAACTCGAACAAAGCTCTAGACAAAGCCAGACTAAAGAGCAAGGACGTCAAGCTGGCTGAGGCACATCAACAGGAGTGCTGTCAGAAGTTTGAAAAGATTTCAGAATCTgcaaaacaag AACTGATGAGCTTCAAACAGAAGAGAATAGCAGCATTCCGCaaaaatttaattgaaatggcagaactggaaataaaacatgCAAAG AACAATGTGtctctcctgcagagctgtaTTGACTTGTTCAAGAACTGA